Proteins encoded in a region of the Pseudomonas shahriarae genome:
- a CDS encoding SPOR domain-containing protein — protein MALLDSAYKQRMVGALVLVALAVIFLPMLFSRQDEQRQVTVEAPAAPQAPVMPQVQVEPVVVPEPQALPEEEPVPTDAEIAEQQAPSAPIQPSVPVVKPAPAPVVAAKPAAPAPAPKPVAPQPAAPGKPDVGQSRIDPNGLPISWSVQLASLSNRESAEALQKTLRSQGYNAYIRTANGKNRVFVGPLIERAEADRLRDLLGRQQNLKGFVVRFQPERG, from the coding sequence ATGGCATTACTGGATAGCGCATACAAGCAGCGAATGGTCGGAGCCCTGGTGCTGGTGGCATTGGCGGTGATTTTCCTGCCGATGCTGTTTTCTCGCCAGGACGAGCAGCGCCAGGTTACGGTCGAAGCACCGGCGGCGCCCCAGGCGCCGGTGATGCCGCAGGTCCAGGTCGAGCCGGTAGTGGTGCCTGAGCCGCAGGCGCTGCCCGAGGAAGAACCGGTGCCGACCGATGCGGAAATTGCCGAACAGCAAGCACCTTCGGCGCCGATCCAGCCGAGTGTGCCGGTGGTAAAACCTGCTCCTGCGCCTGTGGTTGCCGCCAAGCCGGCTGCACCTGCTCCTGCGCCGAAACCGGTCGCACCGCAGCCCGCAGCCCCGGGCAAGCCTGATGTGGGGCAAAGCCGTATTGATCCGAATGGCCTGCCGATCAGTTGGTCGGTGCAACTCGCCAGCCTGTCCAATCGCGAAAGCGCCGAAGCCTTGCAGAAAACCCTGCGCAGCCAGGGTTATAACGCGTATATCCGAACTGCCAATGGCAAGAATCGGGTATTTGTCGGTCCGCTGATCGAGCGTGCCGAGGCTGACCGCCTGCGGGACTTGCTGGGTCGCCAGCAGAACCTGAAGGGCTTTGTGGTGCGCTTCCAGCCAGAGCGCGGCTGA
- a CDS encoding CvpA family protein translates to MPFTWVDWAIVAIIAISALISLSRGFVKEALSLLTWIVAGVVAWMFGGSLAVYLAGYIETPSARVIAGCAIMFIATLLVGAMVNYLIGELIRVTGLSGTDRFLGMAFGAARGALLVVVAVGLLSLGPVQQDAWWQESSLVPKFLLVADWSKNLILGWSSQWLASGISVPADLPFKEHLLPGNAPQ, encoded by the coding sequence GTGCCATTTACCTGGGTTGATTGGGCGATCGTAGCCATCATCGCCATCTCCGCATTGATCAGTCTAAGCCGCGGCTTCGTCAAAGAAGCATTGTCGCTGCTGACCTGGATCGTTGCAGGAGTCGTCGCCTGGATGTTCGGCGGATCCCTGGCCGTTTATCTGGCCGGTTATATCGAAACACCTTCGGCTCGCGTCATCGCGGGCTGCGCCATCATGTTCATCGCCACGCTGCTGGTGGGAGCAATGGTCAATTATCTTATCGGCGAATTGATACGTGTCACCGGCCTCTCCGGGACCGATCGATTTCTCGGCATGGCCTTCGGTGCCGCGCGTGGCGCGTTGCTGGTGGTCGTTGCGGTCGGGCTGTTGAGCCTGGGTCCGGTACAGCAGGATGCATGGTGGCAGGAGTCGAGTCTCGTGCCAAAATTTCTATTGGTTGCAGATTGGTCCAAGAACCTCATATTGGGGTGGAGCAGTCAGTGGCTGGCCAGCGGTATCAGCGTACCCGCTGATCTTCCGTTCAAGGAACATCTCTTGCCCGGCAACGCGCCGCAGTAA